The genomic interval TTTTTGTAATAAATCGAACTTCATTTGTTTCTTTTTTCAGTCGGCAAAGATAAGCTAATTTCAGGGAAATTTAAGTAATTAGATAATTTGTAAATTATAAAATTGAGTTAATTCAAAAACAATATAAACCCAAACTCCGGAAATTTTTAAATTTGAATAAAATCAATTAAAATGAATCTAGCCCAAAAACTTGGATATCCTGAAAACACCAAACTTTTAATTATTCACGCCGATGATGCCGGATTATCACATTCTGAAAATCAGGCAACTATAAAAGCGCTTCAAAATGGCTCTGTGAATTCATATAGTATAATGGTGCCGTGTCCGTGGTTCTATGAAATGGCTGTTTTTGCTAAAAACAATACCAATTATGACTGCGGAATACATTTGACTTTAACCTGTGAATGGGAAAATTATAAATTCGGACCTGTTCTTCCAGTTTCTGAAGTTCCAAGTCTAGTCGATCAAAACGGTTATTTTTATAAAACAAGAAAAGATTTTAAAGACAATGCAAAGCTTTCTGAAATAAAAAAAGAACTTACAGCTCAAATTGAAAAAGCATTACAATTTGGCATTAAACCAACACATCTCGACTCGCACATGTGCAGTGTTGGCGTAACTCCTGAAATTTTGGAGATTTACAAAGACCTTGGAAAAACATATAATTTACCTGTTTTCATTAATAAGGCTTTTGTAGAATCTATAAGCTTATCTGAAGAAAAATATAATTTTGAAGATATTCTTTTGGCAGACAATCTTTTAATTGGATATTATGATGATTTCGAAAAAGGGAAACTTAGAGAATCTTACGAAAAAGCTTTAGACAATATTCATTCTGGTTTTAATGTTTTTCTGCTTCATCCGGCTTTTGATGATTTTGAAATGCAGGGCATTACAATAAACCATCCCAATTTTGGCTCAGCATGGCGTCAGATTGATTTTGATTTTTTTACAGGTGATGAATGCAAAGCAAAACTAAAAGAAAATGGAATCCAGTTAATTACCTGGAAAGAAATTGGCGCGATTAGATAATGTGAATACTGCAATATCCCGATTCCAAAAATGTAACAAACAAAAACCTTTGATTTCCTAATTTTATAAAACACTTAAAATATTGAAATCATGATAAACTCAGAAAATAAAAACACAGCAAAAGAAGATCAAATTGAAAGAAATCTGGAAGATTTAAATTATCCGCCAAATGAAGACATTTACAGTCAGGAAGATGAATTAGATATTGATGCTGAAGATATTTCTAATGACAGAACTATCAATCAAAACAATCACGAATGGAAGCAAAACAGTGACAAACTTGGCGCTGATCTGGATGTTCCGGGTTCAGAACTTGATGACGATCAGGAAGAACTAGGTTCAGAAGACGAAGAAAATAATTTCTACAGCGAGGGCGATACCAACTAAAAAGTCAAACCTAACAAATTTCTACTACCACTTTTTTTGCCACAGATTACACAGATTCAATTGATTTTTAAAATCATTACAATCTGTGTAATCTGTGGCAAATTTTTATATACAATTATTAATTTCTTGTATTTTCATGAAATCTGATAAAAAAAGAGCAAAAAAATTTAACAATTGAAACAAACTAAAGCAGAAAATGATTTGTCTCCCCGCAAAATAACCTTTACTTTTGCTCCAGTTTAAACTTTTACATATAAAATGAAGCCTAACACACAACAATTAAGCGATTTAACTATCCAAGTTAGAAGAGATATTCTTCGAATGGTACATGCTGTCAACTCAGGTCACCCAGGTGGTTCTTTAGGTTGTACTGAATTTTTGGTTACCTTATACCAAAACATTATGGACCGCAAAGAAGGTTTTGATATGAACGGAATTGGAGAAGATTTATTCTTTCTTTCAAACGGACACA from Flavobacterium sp. carries:
- a CDS encoding polysaccharide deacetylase family protein, whose protein sequence is MNLAQKLGYPENTKLLIIHADDAGLSHSENQATIKALQNGSVNSYSIMVPCPWFYEMAVFAKNNTNYDCGIHLTLTCEWENYKFGPVLPVSEVPSLVDQNGYFYKTRKDFKDNAKLSEIKKELTAQIEKALQFGIKPTHLDSHMCSVGVTPEILEIYKDLGKTYNLPVFINKAFVESISLSEEKYNFEDILLADNLLIGYYDDFEKGKLRESYEKALDNIHSGFNVFLLHPAFDDFEMQGITINHPNFGSAWRQIDFDFFTGDECKAKLKENGIQLITWKEIGAIR